The following coding sequences lie in one Vicinamibacterales bacterium genomic window:
- a CDS encoding DHHA1 domain-containing protein: MTDRLYYTDPYRTEFDAAVLEAMSVGGKPAVVLDTTAFYPTSGGQPFDTGSLGPARVLDVVESDAGQVVHVLDRELAAGDRVHGLVNWDRRFDHMQQHTGQHILSAAFDRLHKARTVGFHLGAVVSTIDLAVELSPQAIAEAETESNRLVFEDRPVAIRFVSGSEAAALPLRKESERTGTLRIIDVSDYDLSACGGTHVARTGAVGLIAVLSSERVRGGTRVEFACGHRALRAFRTFHEAVAACIHHLSVAPDELPAAIERLQAESKDHRKAIRGLQERLAEFEAAALADAAEDVGGSRHVIQAVEGQDQNGLKAMALAICGRPGYQVALFSTTTPTVAVLARSTDRPMDAGALLRALTAQFGGRGGGKPELAQGGGLAGPLGDILRAAREAMLAAK, from the coding sequence ATGACCGACCGCCTCTACTACACCGATCCCTACCGCACCGAGTTCGATGCCGCCGTTCTCGAGGCGATGAGCGTCGGCGGCAAGCCTGCCGTCGTGCTCGACACGACCGCGTTCTACCCGACATCAGGTGGTCAGCCGTTCGATACAGGCTCGCTTGGTCCCGCGCGAGTGCTCGATGTGGTCGAGTCGGACGCCGGCCAGGTCGTGCACGTGCTCGACCGCGAACTTGCTGCGGGCGATCGCGTGCATGGCCTCGTGAACTGGGACCGGCGCTTCGATCACATGCAGCAGCACACCGGTCAGCACATCCTGTCGGCCGCGTTCGACCGGCTTCACAAGGCTCGCACCGTGGGATTCCATCTCGGTGCAGTCGTGTCGACCATTGATCTTGCCGTCGAGCTTTCGCCGCAGGCCATCGCCGAGGCGGAGACCGAGTCGAACCGGCTCGTGTTCGAGGACCGTCCGGTTGCGATCCGGTTCGTGAGCGGCTCGGAAGCCGCCGCGCTGCCGCTCCGCAAGGAATCCGAGCGGACCGGTACGCTGCGCATCATCGACGTGTCCGACTACGACCTGTCTGCGTGCGGCGGAACCCACGTGGCGCGGACCGGGGCAGTCGGTTTGATTGCCGTTTTGTCCTCCGAGCGCGTCCGTGGCGGCACGAGAGTCGAATTCGCCTGCGGCCACCGCGCGCTCCGCGCGTTCCGGACCTTCCACGAGGCGGTCGCCGCGTGCATCCATCACCTGTCGGTCGCGCCGGATGAACTCCCGGCCGCGATCGAGCGGCTGCAGGCCGAGAGCAAGGACCACCGCAAGGCCATCAGGGGCCTGCAGGAGCGCCTCGCGGAGTTCGAGGCGGCGGCGCTGGCGGACGCCGCGGAGGACGTTGGCGGGTCACGGCACGTCATCCAGGCCGTCGAAGGACAAGACCAGAACGGCCTGAAGGCGATGGCACTGGCCATCTGCGGCAGGCCGGGATACCAGGTTGCGCTGTTCTCGACGACCACGCCCACTGTCGCGGTGCTGGCCCGGTCGACGGATCGCCCGATGGACGCGGGTGCGTTGCTGCGCGCCCTCACCGCGCAGTTCGGCGGACGTGGCGGTGGGAAGCCGGAGCTCGCGCAGGGGGGCGGACTTGCAGGGCCGCTCGGCGACATCCTGCGGGCTGCCCGGGAGGCAATGCTGGCGGCGAAGTAG
- the queC gene encoding 7-cyano-7-deazaguanine synthase QueC, with the protein MTRPRAVVLLSGGLDSATAAAVAHRDGFEVCALTISYGQRHAREVQAARAVARALGVVRHIELKVDLSAFGGSALTAAMDVPKDRALDSSDIPPTYVPARNTVFLSLALAWVEALDARDIFIGVNALDYSGYPDCRPEFIHAFEAVANVATKAGVEGARFAVHAPLITLTKAEIIRLGLSLGVDYGLTHSCYDPAPDGRPCGHCDSCLLRAKGFAEAGVADPALSRH; encoded by the coding sequence ATGACTCGACCACGAGCCGTGGTGCTTCTGAGCGGCGGTCTCGACTCGGCGACCGCGGCGGCCGTCGCCCATCGTGACGGCTTCGAAGTCTGCGCGCTGACGATCTCCTACGGCCAGAGGCATGCGCGCGAGGTGCAGGCGGCGCGGGCCGTGGCCCGGGCGCTTGGCGTCGTGAGGCACATCGAGCTGAAGGTCGATCTCTCCGCGTTCGGCGGATCGGCGCTCACGGCGGCCATGGACGTTCCCAAGGACCGCGCGCTCGACTCGTCCGACATTCCGCCGACGTACGTGCCGGCCCGCAACACGGTGTTCCTGTCGCTGGCACTGGCCTGGGTCGAGGCGCTCGATGCGCGCGACATTTTCATCGGCGTGAACGCGCTCGACTATTCCGGCTATCCAGACTGCAGGCCCGAGTTCATTCATGCGTTCGAGGCGGTCGCCAACGTCGCGACGAAAGCCGGCGTCGAGGGCGCGCGATTTGCCGTCCACGCGCCGCTCATCACACTGACCAAGGCCGAGATCATCCGCCTGGGCCTGTCTCTCGGCGTGGACTACGGCTTGACGCACAGCTGCTACGACCCGGCTCCCGATGGCCGTCCGTGCGGCCACTGCGACAGTTGCCTCCTTCGCGCAAAGGGCTTCGCCGAGGCCGGCGTCGCCGACCCAGCCTTGAGCCGGCACTGA
- a CDS encoding radical SAM protein, translating into MLTVNELFHSIQGESSYAGLPCTFVRLAACDLRCSWCDTAYAFHEGRKTTVDEVVAEVDRLGCRLVEVTGGEPLLQPDAIVLLERLVKAGRIVLLETGGHRSLATVPPGVITIMDVKCPGSGECDRTDWTNIALLRPHDEVKFVIRDRGDYDYAREVLERHTLADRVAGVLFSPVHGVLDPKALAEWVLADRLPVRVQLQVHKFIWGADARGV; encoded by the coding sequence ATGCTGACGGTCAACGAGCTTTTCCATTCAATCCAGGGAGAGTCGAGCTACGCGGGCCTGCCGTGCACCTTCGTCCGCCTGGCGGCGTGCGACCTCCGCTGTTCGTGGTGCGATACCGCCTACGCGTTTCACGAGGGCCGTAAGACCACGGTGGACGAGGTGGTGGCCGAGGTCGATCGGCTGGGATGCCGGCTCGTCGAGGTGACGGGCGGCGAACCACTGCTGCAGCCCGACGCAATCGTGCTGTTGGAGCGGCTCGTCAAGGCCGGCCGCATCGTGTTGCTCGAAACGGGCGGGCACCGGAGCCTCGCCACCGTGCCGCCCGGCGTCATCACCATCATGGACGTCAAGTGCCCGGGCAGCGGCGAGTGCGACCGGACCGACTGGACGAACATCGCCCTGCTCCGGCCGCACGACGAGGTGAAGTTCGTCATCCGTGATCGCGGGGACTACGACTACGCCCGGGAGGTTCTCGAACGGCACACCCTCGCCGACCGTGTGGCGGGCGTGTTGTTCTCGCCAGTCCACGGCGTCCTCGACCCGAAGGCGCTGGCCGAATGGGTCCTCGCGGATCGTCTGCCGGTTCGCGTGCAGCTGCAGGTGCACAAGTTCATCTGGGGAGCCGACGCGCGCGGGGTGTGA
- a CDS encoding DUF72 domain-containing protein produces the protein MTDQIASAGAVRIGTSGWSYPSGRGTWNGIFYPVRGERGFRAGDELRYYAEHFDTVEVNATFYRPPVAAVTARWLRETPREFEFSVKLHQKFSHVTPIGRGPSSPPATAARQELPHPTPEDVDEFKAGIEPLADGGKLGVLLLQFPPSFRRTPEASEYLRGLLRAFREYPVAVELRHRSWSDAEADTLALLDEFDAAWVQIDEPKFRFSIRQTLMPNISRFYYMRLHGRNAEQWWKPDAPEDRYNYLYSPEELRPIAEVVALVRPEVRKAYLYLNNHFAAKAVVNAVTLKHQLGMQVEGEFQDRFVRAYPDVAELVRVPGDDFLFR, from the coding sequence GTGACCGACCAGATCGCGAGTGCGGGTGCCGTCCGAATCGGCACGTCGGGCTGGAGTTATCCGTCCGGGCGGGGCACCTGGAACGGCATCTTCTACCCGGTGCGCGGCGAGCGAGGCTTTCGCGCGGGGGACGAGCTTCGCTACTACGCCGAGCACTTCGACACTGTCGAGGTGAACGCCACGTTCTACCGGCCGCCCGTCGCCGCCGTGACGGCCCGGTGGTTGCGGGAGACGCCGCGCGAGTTCGAGTTCTCGGTCAAGCTCCACCAGAAGTTCTCGCACGTCACCCCCATCGGCCGCGGCCCATCGTCGCCGCCAGCAACCGCCGCCCGCCAGGAACTTCCGCATCCGACTCCGGAGGATGTTGACGAGTTCAAGGCCGGAATCGAACCGCTGGCAGATGGCGGCAAGCTGGGCGTGCTCCTCCTCCAGTTTCCTCCCTCGTTTCGCAGAACCCCGGAAGCCAGCGAGTACCTGCGCGGGCTGCTGCGTGCCTTCAGGGAGTATCCCGTCGCCGTCGAGTTGCGTCATCGGTCGTGGAGTGACGCCGAAGCAGACACGCTCGCGCTGCTCGACGAGTTCGACGCCGCGTGGGTGCAGATTGACGAGCCGAAGTTCCGGTTCTCGATTCGCCAGACCCTCATGCCCAACATCAGCCGTTTCTACTACATGAGGCTGCACGGCCGAAATGCTGAGCAGTGGTGGAAACCCGACGCGCCGGAGGATCGCTACAATTACCTGTACTCTCCCGAGGAACTGCGGCCGATCGCCGAGGTGGTCGCGCTGGTCCGTCCAGAGGTGCGTAAGGCCTACCTGTATTTGAACAATCACTTTGCCGCCAAGGCGGTCGTGAACGCGGTCACCTTGAAGCACCAACTCGGCATGCAGGTCGAGGGCGAATTCCAGGACCGGTTCGTGCGCGCGTACCCCGATGTGGCCGAACTTGTGAGGGTTCCTGGCGACGATTTCCTGTTCCGCTGA
- a CDS encoding radical SAM protein, producing the protein MRVVLADLKGKVGFVSKDTVAGGYGSRFTPFSKTTKWVHRFKSQYHDTPSVHMAYVAAIFARWGHEVVSTRSELKDGDLAIVLSSLVDYRQETTWADAMRARGVRVGFVGLTASKMPQLFADHADFILDGEPEAGIARLAQGERLDGLCKSEAIMDLDSLPFPRWDLLARGEVKRGFGIRFPHRPLGATFPLLASRGCPEFCTYCPHRILAGYRTRSVGNVVDEIAAMCDQSRRPYIIFRDSLFSELRERILELCDEIRARGLRFHFECETRLDRLDFDILKQLHAAGMRAMSFGVESVSPQTLKKVGRRPIPLEHQRRVLEHCRELGIVTAAFFVLGFPSDDWQSIAATIDFATELGPTFAQFKLLTPYPGTPLFKQMQPLVVEPDWEKFDGFTPTFTHPNLSSEELMFLLGAAYTHFYMRPSYLANLFKVHNRGVRNWVGRLDRRVSMRIQRREAEIMRPVTC; encoded by the coding sequence ATGCGAGTCGTTCTGGCGGACTTGAAAGGCAAGGTCGGATTCGTCTCGAAGGATACCGTCGCCGGGGGCTATGGCTCCCGGTTCACGCCCTTCTCGAAGACGACGAAGTGGGTGCATCGCTTCAAGAGCCAGTACCACGACACGCCCAGCGTCCACATGGCCTACGTGGCTGCCATCTTCGCCCGCTGGGGACACGAAGTGGTGTCGACGCGGAGTGAACTGAAAGACGGCGACCTCGCCATCGTCTTGTCGTCGCTCGTGGACTACCGGCAGGAGACGACGTGGGCGGACGCAATGCGGGCGCGCGGCGTTCGGGTTGGTTTCGTGGGCCTGACCGCGTCGAAGATGCCCCAGTTGTTCGCCGACCACGCGGACTTCATCCTCGACGGCGAACCCGAGGCCGGCATTGCCAGGCTCGCACAGGGGGAACGACTCGACGGCCTCTGCAAGAGCGAGGCAATCATGGACCTCGACTCGCTGCCGTTCCCGCGATGGGATTTGCTGGCGAGGGGAGAGGTGAAGCGCGGCTTTGGCATCCGGTTTCCACATCGGCCACTCGGCGCAACCTTCCCGCTGCTGGCGAGCCGCGGGTGCCCGGAGTTCTGCACCTACTGCCCGCACCGGATCCTGGCCGGCTATCGTACGCGGTCGGTGGGCAACGTCGTGGACGAAATTGCCGCAATGTGCGACCAGTCGCGCCGGCCGTACATCATCTTCCGGGATTCGCTGTTCTCCGAGCTGCGCGAGCGGATCCTCGAGTTGTGTGACGAGATCCGGGCGCGCGGCCTGCGGTTCCACTTCGAGTGCGAGACGCGGCTCGATCGGCTCGATTTCGACATCCTCAAGCAGCTGCACGCGGCCGGGATGCGGGCGATGAGCTTCGGCGTGGAGTCGGTGTCGCCGCAGACGCTCAAGAAGGTGGGGCGCCGGCCCATTCCTCTCGAGCATCAGCGTAGGGTCCTCGAACACTGCCGCGAGCTGGGCATCGTCACGGCGGCGTTCTTCGTGCTTGGATTCCCGAGCGACGACTGGCAGTCGATTGCGGCCACGATTGATTTCGCGACCGAGCTCGGACCAACCTTCGCGCAGTTCAAACTGCTCACGCCGTACCCCGGCACGCCACTGTTCAAGCAGATGCAACCGCTCGTGGTGGAACCCGACTGGGAGAAGTTCGACGGTTTCACGCCGACGTTCACCCATCCGAACCTCAGCTCGGAGGAGCTGATGTTCCTGCTCGGCGCCGCCTATACGCACTTCTACATGCGGCCGTCGTACCTGGCGAACCTCTTCAAGGTGCACAACCGGGGGGTGAGAAACTGGGTTGGTCGATTGGATCGTCGGGTCTCGATGAGAATCCAGCGGAGAGAGGCCGAGATCATGAGACCGGTGACATGTTGA
- a CDS encoding aminotransferase class I/II-fold pyridoxal phosphate-dependent enzyme: protein MLTAISRYGPRVHPTTEQIIAACRKRGEFTQGPQVAAFEEVFARRIGAGHAIASSYGRMAFYFILKALQLPAGSEIICPALTFWGVPELARVAGLTVRFADVDPTTFCVDPVALERAITDRTRVIVPTHLYGLPCDMDAILDIAGRHDLLVVEDCAHALGATYRGRLVGTFGDGAFFSFQTLKPLNAYGGGMAVVRDADVARRVRAQVDALPWPDEKRISNKLLVGRLQRMFTRPRVFTFTGFPILWAASCTNAQPDLYLWEKIQSLDPLPEDYTERMSNVQATLALASLDHLDQWTAETRSHARVMNAALGDIPGVQVPAEPADRTHVYYQYCLYGPARDGLVRHCIRRGVDVETLHVDVCTRLDLFERERVAAPGADRAAQAIQVPVYASLTDRQLRRVTKVVRRAIARGAPIAPAAMPSKTEAS from the coding sequence ATGTTGACGGCGATCTCCCGGTACGGCCCCAGGGTCCACCCGACGACCGAGCAGATTATTGCGGCTTGCCGAAAGCGAGGCGAGTTCACCCAGGGCCCGCAGGTGGCCGCCTTCGAGGAGGTATTCGCGAGACGAATTGGCGCGGGTCACGCCATCGCCTCTTCGTACGGCAGGATGGCATTCTACTTCATCCTGAAGGCCCTCCAACTGCCTGCCGGCTCCGAGATCATCTGTCCAGCCCTCACCTTCTGGGGCGTGCCGGAACTCGCCCGCGTGGCCGGGCTGACCGTCCGGTTCGCCGACGTCGATCCCACGACCTTCTGCGTGGATCCTGTGGCGCTCGAACGCGCCATCACCGATCGGACGCGGGTCATCGTGCCGACGCACCTGTACGGCCTGCCCTGCGACATGGACGCGATCCTCGACATCGCCGGGCGTCACGACCTGCTGGTCGTCGAGGACTGCGCGCACGCCCTCGGAGCCACCTATCGCGGCCGGTTGGTGGGAACGTTTGGTGACGGAGCTTTCTTCAGCTTCCAAACGCTCAAGCCGCTGAATGCCTACGGCGGCGGCATGGCGGTCGTGCGTGATGCCGATGTGGCGCGCAGGGTGCGGGCGCAGGTCGATGCGCTGCCGTGGCCGGACGAGAAACGGATCTCGAACAAGTTGCTCGTCGGCCGCCTGCAGCGGATGTTCACGCGACCTCGGGTGTTCACGTTCACGGGGTTCCCGATTCTGTGGGCTGCCAGCTGCACGAATGCCCAGCCGGATCTGTACCTCTGGGAGAAGATCCAATCGCTCGATCCACTTCCCGAGGATTACACCGAGCGCATGAGCAACGTGCAGGCGACGCTCGCCCTGGCAAGCCTCGATCACCTCGACCAGTGGACCGCGGAGACACGGTCGCACGCGCGCGTCATGAATGCGGCCCTCGGCGATATCCCGGGCGTGCAGGTGCCGGCCGAGCCGGCCGATCGAACGCACGTCTATTACCAGTACTGCCTCTACGGGCCGGCCCGCGATGGTCTGGTGCGCCACTGCATTCGTCGCGGGGTGGATGTCGAAACCTTGCACGTCGATGTCTGCACGCGACTGGACCTGTTCGAGCGGGAGCGCGTGGCCGCGCCTGGTGCGGACCGCGCCGCTCAGGCAATCCAGGTGCCCGTGTACGCCTCACTGACCGACCGCCAGCTGCGTCGAGTGACAAAGGTCGTCAGACGGGCGATCGCCCGCGGTGCGCCGATCGCCCCCGCGGCCATGCCTTCCAAGACGGAGGCGTCGTGA
- a CDS encoding DedA family protein: protein MNPAHWPGGLAYIVVFIAAILEGEVIFVTASVLVGKGELHPLGVLVAGALGGSVGDQFWYYALRGRLHRWLERFPRIARHQRAVVARVQRHSTMMTLGCRFLPGLRVAIPAACAYGGVPRLKFTTLNLISAFCWAGSIMSVVAWGGPSAMAWIGLKGWWAVVVPAVTMILFFRWLGRMSTELEDKNTGSARQETGNGER, encoded by the coding sequence GTGAACCCGGCGCACTGGCCCGGCGGTCTGGCGTACATCGTCGTGTTCATCGCCGCCATTCTCGAGGGCGAGGTGATCTTCGTGACAGCGAGCGTGCTCGTCGGGAAGGGCGAACTCCACCCGCTTGGAGTGCTCGTCGCCGGCGCGCTTGGCGGCTCGGTTGGCGATCAATTCTGGTATTACGCGCTTCGCGGCCGGCTGCACCGCTGGCTCGAACGCTTCCCTCGAATCGCCCGCCATCAACGCGCGGTCGTTGCGCGCGTCCAGAGACACTCGACGATGATGACGCTCGGCTGCCGGTTCCTCCCGGGTCTGCGCGTCGCCATTCCCGCCGCGTGCGCATACGGCGGCGTGCCCCGCCTGAAGTTCACGACGCTGAACCTCATCAGCGCGTTCTGCTGGGCTGGGTCGATCATGTCGGTGGTTGCATGGGGAGGCCCGTCCGCAATGGCCTGGATTGGCCTCAAAGGCTGGTGGGCTGTGGTTGTGCCCGCCGTGACGATGATCCTGTTCTTCCGATGGCTGGGCAGGATGTCAACGGAACTCGAAGACAAGAATACGGGCAGTGCCAGACAGGAAACGGGAAACGGAGAACGATGA
- the nth gene encoding endonuclease III: MATHALPIPQVMRALARAIEDHELPAIEKIAEARQRHAFHVLVSTLLSARTQDATTHAASERLFAVADAPDSMARLAISRIEKLIYPVSFYRNKARHLRETCRLLLERFAGRVPPTMEELLTLPGVGRKTANLVLILAFNSRDNICVDTHVHRISNRLGWVKTRTPEQTEQALYRVADRRWWADINLYLVTWGQNVCRPIRPRCGACVISRWCPSREEGGRTKKEG, encoded by the coding sequence ATGGCTACACACGCCCTTCCGATCCCCCAGGTCATGCGGGCCCTCGCTCGTGCGATCGAAGACCACGAGCTGCCGGCGATCGAGAAGATCGCGGAAGCGCGGCAGCGACACGCCTTCCATGTGCTCGTCAGCACGCTCCTGTCGGCGCGAACGCAGGATGCCACGACGCACGCTGCGTCCGAGCGGTTGTTCGCGGTGGCGGACGCGCCGGATAGCATGGCGCGGCTGGCGATCTCGCGGATCGAGAAGCTGATCTACCCGGTGAGCTTCTACCGGAACAAGGCCCGGCACCTCCGGGAGACCTGCCGGCTGTTGCTGGAGCGCTTCGCGGGGCGCGTGCCACCGACGATGGAGGAGTTGCTGACGCTGCCTGGCGTCGGCCGCAAGACGGCCAATCTGGTCCTGATTCTCGCCTTCAACAGTCGGGACAACATCTGCGTGGACACGCACGTGCACCGCATCTCCAACCGTCTCGGCTGGGTGAAGACGCGGACGCCGGAGCAGACCGAGCAGGCGCTCTACCGGGTCGCGGATCGCCGCTGGTGGGCCGACATCAACCTGTATCTCGTGACCTGGGGTCAGAACGTGTGCCGGCCGATCCGGCCGCGCTGTGGTGCCTGCGTCATCAGCCGGTGGTGCCCCTCGCGGGAGGAGGGAGGAAGAACCAAGAAGGAAGGATGA
- a CDS encoding D-glycerate dehydrogenase, giving the protein MSTFPVLLTRRVPSSVLSRLEAACEVDLYTGEQAISRDELLARLPGKLGLLCLLTDRIDREVIERGRDLRIVANIAVGYDNIDVAAATARGIAVTNTPDVLTEATAEFAWALILSVTRRVAEGDRLVRRGAWQGWALDFMLGTELRGKCLGIVGMGRIGAAVASRAAAFGMSVVYHSLEGQTPPATRSPMPQPPMQAVTLDELLASADVVSVHVPLTPVTRHLIDRHALTRMKRSAYLINTARGPVVDEEALAWALGERLIAGAALDVYEREPQVHPDLLALENVVLAPHLGSATTETRTAMADLAVSNVLAVLGGAEPLTPVR; this is encoded by the coding sequence ATGTCCACATTTCCTGTCCTGCTCACTCGACGTGTCCCTTCATCCGTGCTCTCACGGCTGGAAGCGGCATGCGAGGTGGACCTGTACACCGGCGAACAGGCCATCTCGCGTGACGAACTGCTCGCGCGGCTGCCGGGCAAGCTCGGGTTGCTGTGCCTGCTGACCGACCGGATCGATCGCGAGGTCATCGAGAGAGGACGCGATCTCCGCATCGTCGCCAATATCGCAGTCGGCTACGACAACATCGACGTGGCGGCCGCCACGGCACGCGGGATCGCGGTGACGAACACCCCTGACGTGCTCACCGAGGCGACCGCCGAGTTCGCGTGGGCTCTGATCCTGAGTGTCACGCGCCGTGTGGCCGAGGGTGATCGCCTGGTGCGGCGTGGGGCATGGCAGGGCTGGGCGCTCGACTTCATGCTCGGGACGGAACTGCGCGGAAAATGCCTCGGCATCGTCGGCATGGGCCGGATCGGCGCCGCCGTGGCGTCGCGCGCGGCGGCCTTCGGCATGAGCGTCGTCTATCATTCGCTCGAAGGCCAAACGCCGCCCGCCACGCGGAGCCCAATGCCCCAGCCCCCGATGCAGGCCGTGACACTCGACGAGTTGCTCGCCTCGGCGGATGTTGTGTCGGTCCACGTGCCGCTGACTCCTGTGACACGGCACCTGATCGACCGTCACGCGCTGACGCGCATGAAGCGGTCGGCTTATCTGATCAACACCGCACGCGGTCCCGTCGTCGACGAGGAGGCACTCGCGTGGGCGCTCGGTGAGCGGCTGATTGCGGGCGCCGCGCTCGACGTCTACGAGCGCGAACCGCAGGTCCATCCGGATCTGCTGGCCCTGGAGAACGTGGTGCTGGCACCGCATCTCGGAAGCGCGACGACCGAGACGCGCACTGCGATGGCCGACCTTGCCGTGAGCAACGTGCTGGCGGTCTTGGGCGGGGCTGAACCGCTGACGCCGGTGCGGTGA
- a CDS encoding tetratricopeptide repeat protein, with protein MKPESIVFAVAGAFFGLIVGWVLGSQAAGPRPVAAPVAVTQQAAPAGQPQPGAMPPAQAPRPLDEAQARTMVASAEKNPNDADIRVQLGNLYFDAERYADAIKWYEDALKLNPKDANVSTDLGVAYYYANQPDRALQQFDHSLGLDPKHAKTMLNQGIVQAFGKQDIQGAATTWQKLIELAPTSPEAETAKRALQGLKSAHPGIGGAGSKPGA; from the coding sequence ATGAAACCGGAATCCATCGTCTTCGCCGTTGCCGGCGCGTTCTTCGGCCTCATCGTCGGCTGGGTCCTCGGGAGCCAGGCTGCCGGACCCCGGCCGGTTGCCGCGCCCGTTGCCGTGACACAGCAGGCGGCCCCCGCCGGCCAGCCGCAGCCAGGTGCCATGCCCCCGGCGCAGGCCCCACGTCCGCTCGACGAGGCCCAGGCCCGCACGATGGTCGCCAGCGCGGAGAAGAACCCGAACGACGCGGACATCCGGGTGCAACTTGGCAACCTCTACTTCGATGCCGAACGGTACGCCGACGCGATCAAGTGGTACGAGGACGCGCTGAAGCTGAATCCGAAGGACGCCAACGTCAGCACCGACCTCGGCGTCGCCTACTACTACGCGAACCAGCCCGACCGCGCCCTGCAGCAGTTCGATCATTCGCTGGGCCTCGATCCGAAGCACGCGAAGACGATGCTCAACCAGGGGATTGTGCAGGCGTTCGGAAAGCAGGATATCCAGGGAGCGGCGACCACGTGGCAGAAGCTGATTGAGTTGGCGCCGACGAGCCCTGAAGCCGAGACCGCCAAGCGTGCGCTGCAGGGGTTGAAGTCCGCGCATCCGGGCATCGGAGGCGCCGGCAGCAAGCCGGGCGCGTAG
- a CDS encoding alpha/beta fold hydrolase, giving the protein MMRRFCLVAVLSVLSAASLLAATSQDVSLRTDDGVTIAASLYLPSRPGPAVILLHMQTRSREDWNAVASRLVDAGFVVLTLDFRGHGASDPAPAGSGSQDATRLQLDVKAARAFLAARREAIPGRVGIAGASIGANVAALFAQNDLTVRSLVLLSPGLEYRGLRPEAAMLKYGTRPALLITSQEDNYSTNSARKLVTQGTGTRDLRVLNGAGHGTTMLVRQPDLVASLVDWFRRTLL; this is encoded by the coding sequence ATGATGCGTCGGTTCTGCCTGGTTGCCGTGCTGTCCGTCCTGTCCGCCGCCAGCCTCCTGGCGGCGACGTCGCAGGACGTGTCGCTCCGCACGGATGACGGCGTCACGATCGCGGCTTCACTCTACCTGCCGTCCAGGCCCGGGCCAGCGGTGATCCTGCTGCACATGCAGACACGATCGCGCGAGGACTGGAACGCTGTCGCATCCCGCCTGGTGGACGCGGGCTTCGTGGTACTGACATTGGACTTTCGCGGGCACGGCGCATCCGATCCGGCGCCGGCCGGAAGCGGCTCGCAGGACGCGACCCGCCTTCAGCTGGACGTGAAGGCCGCACGGGCGTTCCTCGCCGCACGCCGCGAAGCGATTCCCGGGCGCGTGGGCATTGCCGGCGCGTCGATCGGCGCGAACGTGGCGGCCCTCTTCGCGCAGAACGACCTGACCGTGCGCTCGCTGGTGCTTCTCTCACCGGGACTCGAGTACCGTGGGCTCAGGCCCGAGGCGGCCATGCTGAAATACGGCACTCGTCCGGCCTTGCTCATCACGAGCCAGGAGGACAACTACTCGACGAACTCCGCGCGCAAGCTGGTGACCCAGGGCACGGGCACGCGCGACCTGCGGGTGCTGAACGGAGCCGGACACGGCACGACGATGCTCGTTCGGCAGCCCGACCTCGTGGCCTCGCTGGTGGACTGGTTCCGCCGCACGCTGCTATGA
- a CDS encoding pyridoxine 5'-phosphate synthase: MRLAVNIDHIATIREARKAREPEPVAAAILAELAGAQGITVHLRGDRRHIKDRDVELLRQVVSTKLNIEMAATPEMTAIAGRLKPDQVTLVPEQPHELTTQGGLDVVANRATVCDAVATLRAGGIRVSIFIDPDVTQVTASREVGAHAIEINTGGYADATPADRPARLEVVKRAAGAASAQGLEVLAGHGLTYVNIHPIAAIREIVELNIGHSIVARAALVGLERAVAEMVALLG, from the coding sequence ATGCGACTGGCTGTCAACATCGATCACATTGCGACGATCCGCGAGGCGCGAAAGGCACGCGAGCCGGAACCCGTGGCTGCCGCCATCCTCGCGGAGTTGGCCGGTGCCCAGGGCATCACGGTGCACCTGCGCGGCGATCGGCGCCACATCAAGGATCGCGACGTCGAATTGCTGCGTCAGGTCGTCTCGACCAAGCTGAACATCGAGATGGCCGCAACCCCGGAGATGACGGCCATTGCCGGCCGATTGAAACCCGATCAGGTCACACTCGTTCCCGAGCAACCGCACGAACTCACCACGCAGGGCGGCCTCGATGTCGTCGCGAACCGGGCGACGGTGTGCGACGCGGTCGCGACGCTCCGCGCGGGAGGCATCCGCGTCTCCATCTTCATCGATCCCGACGTCACCCAGGTGACCGCGTCGCGTGAGGTTGGTGCCCACGCCATCGAGATCAACACTGGCGGCTACGCCGATGCGACACCAGCCGACCGGCCGGCCCGGCTGGAAGTCGTGAAGCGGGCGGCGGGGGCCGCCTCGGCCCAGGGCCTCGAGGTGCTCGCCGGCCACGGACTGACGTACGTCAATATCCACCCGATTGCCGCCATTCGCGAGATCGTCGAGCTCAACATTGGCCACAGCATCGTTGCGCGTGCCGCCCTCGTCGGCCTCGAGCGCGCCGTCGCCGAGATGGTGGCGCTGCTCGGATGA